ACCCATGACGCGGCAGGCCGCCTCGCCTCGCGCACCACCCCGCTGGGCGAAACCATCAGCCTCACCTATGACCCACTCGGCAACATCACCGCCAAGAACGCGGCCGGAGCGCACACACACTTCACCTACGACGTGGAAGGCCGCCCCCTGCGCATCAGCGGCCCGGACGCCGAACTGACCTACACATACGACCCGATGGGCCGCACCGCCTCCGAAAGCACAAACGGCCGCAAGGTCGCCTACACCTACGACGTGCTGGGGCGGCCCACGTCCCGCACCACGCCGGCCGGCGCGCTCAGCCAGTGGACGTACGACGTAGTGGGCAGCCCCAACCGTCTCATCGCGTCCGGCCGGATCATGGACTTCACCCATGACGCACTCGGCCGGGAGGTGACCCGCTCTCTCGGCGGCTCGACCACGCTCTCCAGCACCTGGGATCCCCTCGGCCGCCTCATCGCCCAGCACGTGGCAGGCCCGAGCGCCGAAACAGTGCAGCGCCGCGACTACACCTATCGCGACGACAGCAACCTCACCGCCGTCGACGACCACCTCAACGGACCGCGCCGCTTCACGCTCGATGCGGCAGGCCGCGTCACCACAGTCGAAGCCCGGAGATGGACCGAGACGTACGCCTACGACGCGGCCGGCAACCAGACCCACGCCGACTGGCCCGACAAAACCCCCACCCCCGAGGCCCGGGGCGAACGCACATACACCGGCACTCGCATCACCCGCGCAGGCAACGTCCGCTACGAGTACGACGCCGCCGGCCGCACCACCTTGCGCCAGAAAACCCGCCTCTCCCGCAAACCCGAGACGTGGCGCTACATCTGGGACGCCGAGGACCGGCTGACTGCCTGCACCACCCCCGACGGCACCCTCTGGCGCTACCTCTACGACCCGCTCGGCCGCCGCATAGCCAAACAGCGCCTCGACAAGGACTCCCAGAGCGTGCTGGAGCAGACCGACTTCACGTGGGATGCCACAGCGCTCTGCGAGCAGAGCACGCGCAGCCCGGACGGGGAAACCCAGCTGGCTCTGACCTGGGACCACCTGGGGCTGTATCCCCTGATCCAACGGGAACGGCTCACCGATTTTCAGTTGCCTCAACACGAAATCGACCAGCGCTTCTTCGCGATCGTCACCGACCTGGTCGGCACCCCCACCGAACTCCTGGACGAGAACGGTGCCATCGCAGCCCGCACCCGCACCACCCTGTGGGGCACCACGGTCTGGAACCGGGACGCCACCACGCACACCCCTCTCCGCTTTCCCGGCCAGTACTTCGACCCGGAGACCGAACTTCACTACAACTACTTCCGCACCTACGATCCCGAAACGGCCCGATACCTCACCTCCGACCCTCTCGGTCTGGAGCCGGCCCCGAACCCGGCCACGTACGTCTCCAACCCCCACACGGCGAGCGATCCCCTCGGCCTGGCCCCGAAAGCCTGCAAGGTCGACAGATACGGGTGGGGCGGGAGCGTCAGGTACGGGGCCCTGGACGGCCTCGGCCGGCCCACCGGAGTCTGGGCAGCACTCCGGAAGGAAATGCTGGACAAAGGAAGCGAAGCAGGCACGATAAAACCGCCCGGCTGGAATGGTCACGGAACGGCCTTCAACGAGGCCCGGGGGCATTTGCTGGCCAATCGTCTCGGCGGACCAGGGAAGGGATCCCTGGCGTACCAGAACCTCATCACACTCACCCAGGATCCGGTCAACACGCCCGTCATGAAGGGATTTGAGGACCAGGTGTACCGGGCCGTCGACCGAGGGGAAAACGTGCAGTATTCGGTAACCCCCGTTTATGCGGGGGCGAATCCTGTCCCCATCAGAATTGATCTGGTGGCGCACGGAGACCGCGGGTTCTACCTGAATGAGCCCCTGGAGAATCCCGCTTCAGGCGTACGGACCGGCCGGTAGGCTGTCCCGGTAAACCCTCCGACGCGATGCAAGGACGAACGTGACACGCACAACTCCTTCCCGCCCAGTAGACATTGAGGCGCAGTTCCCCGAACTGGCCGCCTACCGGAGGACCGGCACGCGACTCCACCCACGCCCCGGAACACCCGAGGCGGCCGACAGCTCGGTGGGCGGCCCCCTGCTGTGGCCCGCGGACGAGCCGTGGCCGGAGTGCTCGGTACCCCACGAGCGGAATACCGGCAGGCGTATGGGAGATATCCACCGGTGGCGTCACATCATGGACGAATCCGAGCATCGCAGCCCGGAACCGGGACTGACCGATATAGAGCAGGAGACCCTGACATCACTGGAGCAAGAGCACCACGTCGAGGGCCTGCGCGATACGGACCCCACCCCGCTCCTGCCGCTCGCGCAGCTCTACACCAAAGACATTCCGGGCCTCACAGCTCCCGACGGTTGCGACCTGCTTCAGATTCTGTGGTGCCCCTTCGATGCACACGGATTCCCCAGGACTCCCGGAGTCCATCTGAAATGGCGCAAGGCATCAGAGCGCAGGGAACTCCTGACTGAACCGCCTTCCCCTGCAGTGGTCGGCGATGCAGGTTATGTACCAGAACCCTGCGTGCTGCATCCCGAAGAAGTGCAGGAGCATGAGTACCTGGGCCTCCTGGACGATGAGCTGCGGGAACGCATCGAAGAATGGGACGAGGCGAGCGAAGAGGCTGATGATGACGCCCCGCTCTACCAGTACGACCTTTCCATCCCGCCGGGTTGGAAAGTTGGCGGCTTCGCGTCATGGCATGTAACTGACCCGCACCCCATGGTCTGCGACTGCGGGACCCCCATGCAGGTACTTGTGACCATCGCCAGTTCAGAGTGGGACGGAGGTAACCGCAGCTGGGTGCCGGTCGAGGACCGCGACGCCCTCAACGTGCGCGGGGCCAGCACCCCGACCAAGGTGTTGGTGGGCCGGTCAGGCTCCCTGCGGATCTTCACGTGCCCCGCGGACCCGAGGCACGAGCACAAGGTCAACCTGCAGTAGCCGACTTCATCTCGGCTCACGACCGCTCCAGGGTCTCGTGTGTTCAGGACCTGAGGCCACGGCCCGCCATGGGGCGGTTCCCGAGCCTCCGCCCCCTGGTGGGCTTCGAGTCCGCCCACGTCCGCTGGCAACCTGTGAACGCAACCCATCCCGGCTGCCAGTTAGCCACCGGGCCTGGAACCCAAACGGTGGGGCAGGTCACTCCATGAGTGCACTGTTGTCGCGCCCAGTCGACCAGGCTCCCGGAGTAAGCGCCGTCCGCCCAGACGAGGCGGATGAGAAGTACATCTTCCGCAGCCGCGCGAGCAACGGGACGGCCAGGACCAGGCCGAGGCAGTCCACGAGCAGGTGCCGCTTCCTGCCGCCTACCTTCTTCCCGCCATCCCATCCCGACGTCGAGCGCGGGATGTTCGCTGCCGCCCGCACCGACTGCGAGTCGATGATCGCGGCTGTCGGACCGGTGAACGGCCTTCCCTCTCACGGGTCTTGTCGCGCAGCCGGTCGTGGAGCTCGGTGAGCAGGCCCGTGATCTGCCAGCGGTGGGCGAAGGCGCGCACGCGCCGGTACGGCGCGAAGACGGATGTCCGGCGCGGGACTAGCCGACGCCCCCAACCTCGGCTCTACTGGAGCGACCCGAACGCCCAGATAACGCGAGGAACCTGGCAAAAGGTCGGCGGCCCCCGCCGTGCTCTCTCCGGCGGGCCTCCCGCTCCCATTTCCGCTCCACATTGTCGATGCCACCCTGCGGGGAGGTCCCTGTGAACGACTCGGAAGAATCCGCGGCCGACCGCCAGACGACCGACGAACAGCCCAAACGCACCGAGGACGCCATGACGGTGGCCCTCGCGCCCGCCTTCATCAACGACGCCGGCAGCTTCGCCGCCGTGGCCGACGACGACCGTCAACTCGCCGCGCTCTACGCCTATGCCAACCTCGACTGCCTGGTCGATCTGGCCAAACTGGTGGCCCACGACTTCTTCGTACGCCCCCAGCTCTACACCGACATCAGCGACAGCGAAGTGCTCACCGAGCTGGCCCGCCTCGAGTCGCGGTCCGGCAGCCATGAGTACTACCTGGCCCCGGCCCAGCGCAGGGCCCTGTTCACGCCGTTGTTCGGCGACCCGGAGGCTGGCGGCGACTTCGTTCGGCTGCGCGAGCCCTTCCTCGAGGCCGCCTCCGCCTTCGCCCAGTGGAGTCAGGCCTCCGGCATTCCGATGCTGCGCGAACGGGTACGCACCACGCACCGTCCACTGCGCGAGTTTCTGCTCGGCCTACGGGGCTCGTCGGTGAACTGGAGCCGCCAGGTCATCGGAGGCCTCGCCGAACGCGTCGCCTATCCGATCCTCAGGGAGCGTGGCGTGATCGCCGTGTTCGGCCTCAACCAGCCGCCCGGCCCTGCTTGGCCGTACCGGGAGGACGCCAACGGCGACAAAGTGGTGGAGCAGATCGCCGGGCAGCTCGACACTGGTGCCGCCCAGCCGCTGACCCGGGAGAGTTTCGGGGTACGCCAACGGATTGCACTGCGCGGCGCCGAAGCCCTCGCGGCCGTCCTGCAATTCCGCGAGGAGGACGGCGACGAGCAACTGGACGCCCTGATCACCCGGGCCTACACCTGGCACGCCACGCTGAAGGCAGCCCGCCCCAAGACCGACGGGGACCGGGCCGGCAACGGCACCAGGACATGACCGACGAACGGCTCACCCAAGGGCCCCGGGTGAGCGGGCCGGGCGCGCTGCCGGTGCGGGCCGCCATCGCCGCCATCCGGCGGATGGCCTCGCAGCCGCCCCCGTCGGAGTCCTTCGGCGCATGGCTGGGCACCAGCCGCCTGCCGCACGAGGACGGCGACAAGGTCGCGGTGCGGCGGATCGTCACGCCCGCGCACCTCGTCGACCCGGACGCGCTGTCCTCGATGTCCGCCACGAACCGGGCCGCGGCGGTCGGCCTGAACGCCGCCCGCGAGGCGATCGCCGGCCTAGAGCGGACCCTCGGCGCGGGCGACGCCGGCGACCTGCACGGCACCGCCGCCGAGCGGCTGGTGCTGCGCCATGCCGCCCGGTCCGCCCTGGCCCACTCGGCCGAGGCACTGACGGACGGGGCCGCGACCGAGCAGGTGGCCGGCCGGGCGTTGGCGGACCGGCAGGAGAGCGCGGACACGCCACACGACGCCACCGAAGCGGACTTCCTCACCCGGGCGTTGACCCTCCTCGGCGGCCCCGTGCGCGCACCGCTCTTCGGCGGCCCGATCGTGCCCGGCAGCGCCTTCCACGACTTCGCCGAGTACCAGTTCGTCCGCGACCCGTGGTCGAGCATCGGCCTCGGGACCCCGGCCACGGTCACCCCGCCGACCCTCGAGCGCTTCCTCGACCGCGCGCACGAGATCATCAGCAACGCGGTGTGGGCCTATTGCGTCATGGAGCTCGACACCGGCCCGTACACGAGCATCTCCTACACCCCGTACTTCCCCGGTTTCATCGACACCCTCTACCGGCTCTTCCTGCGCTTCCTGGCGGAGGACCTGTACGAGCTGCAGGCCGCGCTGATCCTGCCGTACACCAACAGCTCGCACATCCCGATGGACGACGTGCTCTCGGCGTTCGACCACTGGGTCTGCGAGCTGTGCCGGCTGACGCCGTACAACGCGGGCAAGATCGCCGCGTCGTTCGACGACCCGGCCCGCTGGCTCAAGGCCGCCAAGGAGGTCCTGGCGCTGTTCGACAAGATGTTCCCGAACGCGGAGCCTTCGGAGTTCCTGCCCGAGGAGGACACCGGGCAGTACGGCTTCACGCCCTACCCGGGCGGGGTGAACTTCGGGCTGCGCGTGGTCTACCGGCAGGAGTGGCTGCCGCTCGGCAACCAGCCGGGCGAGATCGTCCGCACCGTACCGCTCGGCCCCAAGCAGTCGGAGAAGGTCTCGGTCAAGCTCGTCCGTACCGCCAAGGACGTCCGCAGCTCCGAGGACGTCACCTCCACCGAGACCACGACGGACTCCTCGACCGCCACCAAGGACTCCAGTGAGGTCGTCGACCAGGCCTCCTCGAGCTTCAAGTGGCATGTCGACGCGGAGGCGAGCGGCGGGTTCGGCCCGGTCACCGCCAAGCTGTCGGCCGGCGCGGGCGGGGAACAGGGCTCGTCGAGCAAGGACACCAAGGCCAATCTGACCGAGACCATGGCCAAGACGGCCAGCCGGATGAAGCGCGATACCAAGATCGTCGTCTCGACGGAGACCTCGGTGACCGACGAGACCAGCCGCGTCTCGGAGATCGTCAACCCGAACGACGAGATCGCGATCACCTACGTCTACTCGAAGCTGCAGCGCGCCTACGAGCTCACCACCCATCTGGCCGAGGTCAACTCCGTCGTCTTCGTTCCGGAACCGGTGATCCCGCCCGGGGCCGTGACGACCGGCTGGGTGCAGCGGCACGCCTCGATCATCGCGAAGGTCCTCCTCGACCCGGCCTTCGCCGGGGAGCTGGCGGCGATCGTCGCCGAACCCGACGAGATGACGCTGCCCGACGACGGCGGGGTCTTCAAGGCCGGGGCCGTGGCGGCGAACGCCGCGACCGGCACCTACAAGGAGTTCACCGGCGGCTACATGCCCGACCTGCTCGCCTCCGGGCAGGACGCCTATGCCCGCGCCCTGGAGGCGGCACGCGCCGAGTCGGCCGACAAGCAGCGCCGCAAGCACCGGCGCGGGGGCCTGCTCGCCCACATCCGGCGGCACATCCTGCACTATCTGCGCGCCGTCTGGGCCGACGAGGACTCCGACCAGCGTTGGCTGCGCTACTCGCGGCAACTCGTCCCCACCCGCTGGGTGTTCGTCCCCGACGGCGTTCCACGCGAGGGCTACCCGGTCAACGGCCGCTTCGTCGCCGACTACGCGACCGAGAGCCTGCGCCCGCTCACCGAGATCATCAACCCGGCCGGGCCGATCGGATACGCGGGCAACTACGCAGTGTTCCTGCTGCGCGGCTCCGCCCGCCTGGCCAATATGCACGAGGCGCTCTCCGCGCTGCGCGCCGGATACGCCCGCTTCGAGGTGACCGTGGCGCCGCCCGCGTCCCTGGTCTGCCTGGACTCGGTCGCGTACGAACCGCGCTATCCGTTCGCAACGTACGAGCTGAAGTCCACCGGCAGTACGTGGACGGGGCGGGTCAGCGCGGTCGGCGGCAAGGCCTGCGATCTCCCGGTCGATGTGCGGGCGGTGGGGCACGGGCTCGATCTGGACGGGCTGCGCCTCTGGCTCGACGGCACCCCGGCCAGCGGTGACACCGTGCGCATCGTGCTGCAGGTGACCGGTGAACTCACCGACCCAGAAATGCGGCTGCTCAAGCTGTCCGACCCGCTGCCGCCGCTCACCCAGCAGCCGGGGTTCTTCAGCGCTGGGCTGCTCGAGGAGATGATGCGGTACGTTCCCGCCGTCGCGGTCGCCCTCGCGGCCAAGCGGAGCTGGGCGCAGCTGGACGAGGAGCAGCGTGACGTCGTCCGGGCGAACTACCACCGATTCCTGATGACCCGGGGCGCCACCCGGCGAACCGTGCTCGACACCAACAACCTGGTCGTCGACCTCGACGTCGGCGACACCCCGGCGCTCGAGGACTTCAAACGGCTGCATCGCTACCTCGACGTGCTCAAGGAACTGGAGGAGCGGCACCGGCGCAGGCTGGAGAACCAGCGGCTGAACGAGCGGCTCGCCAAGGGCCTGCTCGGCGACCCCGACATCGAGCGGATGACCGTCGTCACCGGCGAAGGGGCGCTGGGCGAGGCCGCGTTGGCCGACCTGCTCGGCGGGGACGACGACGGCGAGCGGACTGCGCGCGCCGAGTCGAACGGTGGGCCACGGGAAGGGGGCGGCGGCCGTGGACCGGCAACCGTCTGACGAGGCACGCGAGTTGAGGGGCGGGGCCGTGGCCTGGCTCGGCGCGAGTGCGGCGGAACGCCGGGTGCGCGAGGCGGCGCCCGTGGTGCCGCCCGGGCAGGCGGTGCCGTCCACCGACGTCAGTCCCGGCCTGCGCGGCGACGAAGTGCGTGTCGTCGCTTACCAGGAGGACTGGCCCGACCGCTTCGCCGCGGAAGAGCTCGAGCTGCGGGCGATCCTGGCCGACGCCGGGCTCGAGGCAGACATCGCCCATGTCGGCAGCACCTCCGTGCCCGGCCTGGTAGCCAAGCCCATCATCGACATCGCGCTCGGCGTGCCGGACCCCTCGGCCGTGGGCCCGCTGCTCGCCGCGCTGCTCGCGGCCGGGCGGGTCTACATCAAGGCCGGCAACCAGCCGGGCATGCTCCTGGTCGGCAGGGGCGACCCGCGGACCGTGCTCTACCACCTCGTCACGCACTCCACGCCCGCCTGGGACCGGCTGCTCCTGGTGCGCCAACAGCTGCGCCGGCACCGGGGGTTGGCCGAGGAGTACGGGCAGCAGAAGCTCGCTGCGGCCGCCCAGCACCCCACCTCCCGCCTCGCCTACGCCGCCGCCAAGGGCGAGATCGTCCGCGCCATCCTCAACCGGGGCCACCTCGAACGCAGACGGGCCGCCGCCGCGCACGCCGTGGACCGGCAGCGCACCGCGCTCGAGCAGCAGCTGGGGCTGCTCGAAACGGGCTATCGCGGAGCGACGGACGAGCCCGCCGCGCAGCCGGTGCCCGTGGTGGACTACCCCACCTGGTAGCCGCACATGGCTGGCGAACAGACACCCGGCGCGGGACGCGGCACCGGGAACCCCGGGACCGCGGACCGGGGCACCACGGACACGGGCACGGCCGTCGCCGTGCGCTGGGTCGACGTGATGCTCGGCGTGCCGAGTACGGGGCTGGGCCTGCTGCGGGTGACGCCGGTCTCCGGTGACGTGCTTCTGATCCCGGTCGAAGGGCTGCACGACTGGGCCCCCGGGCCCGCCTCGTGGACGTACCAGCGGGGCGTGCACAGGCTGCTGCGCGGCGGCGTCCTGCTGTGGCGGTCCACGGGGGGCGAGGGCACCAACTACCGTCAATTCTGCCTAATGATGGAGCGCACACCGGGCGCCGTGCCCGTCTCCGTCATCGCGGTGGGAGTCAAGGGCAAGGGCGGCAGCGTACATCCGCTGAAGGCCGATCACCGTCCGCTGCTCCTCGACCCGAGGCTGCGCAAGCTGCTGCACGACCTGCTGCAACGGTTTGGGAAGGTGCGCGTGCCCGAGGCCGACGAGCTGACCACCGAGCGGCTCGCGGCCCTCACCCATGCGTCCGCCGACGCGAAGGCCGTGGCCGATCGTGCGGCGCAGGCGTGGGCCCAGTTCGAGGCGGCCCGCGGCGCCAAGCCCGACCAGTTCGCGCTGATGGCCGAGACCCTGGTGACGCAGGGGGCGTACGACAACACCACTGTGCTGACCAACCAGCTGGAGATCCGCCGGGGCGCGGAGGGCCTCGGCCTCTACCACCGGCAGTGGCCGCTTATGTACTACGGGCCGGACGGGCAGCCCTGCATGAACGAGGCAGGCGTGGAGCGCGACCAGTTCTACCAGGCATTCCGGCGCCATCTCGCGATCCGTGTCCCGCTGCCGCCGAACAACATCGTCACCCGGTACCTCAACGCGCTGCGGCTGACGGCGACCGACGAGAACGTCGCGCTGGGCGAGGCGATCGACGGCTACTGGCGCAACGGCGAACTCGCGTCCAAGGAGGTCATGCGGGACTGGGACCGGCAGGAGGCGGTGAAGAAGAAGCTCGACGAACACTATGGGCCGTTCGTCTTCTTTCTGTGCGCGCACGCCCTCGCGACGGTGCTGAAGAGGTTCAAGCGCACGGCGCCCTTCGGCCATGGCCTGATGGTGGCCCTGCACGCGGCTGGCAAGTTCTTCCTGATCACGTTCACCGCGAGCTGTGCGCAGATGATGCTCGACGCCGGAGTGCACTTGAGCAAGGTGATCACGGTCGACGGCAAACCGGTCGACGACCTCTCGCAGAGCCATCTGGACGCCGCGGTCGCCCAGATCCGGCGCCTGCTCGTCGAGGTGGTGGCCTTCGGGCTCGAAGCGGGGATGCTCACCCTTGCCCTAGCGGGGGCCAAGGCGCTGCCCGGGCCGCCGGATGGGCCCATGCCCGCGGCCGTGACCGCGGGGGCCCCGAGCCGAGCGGTGGTGGCCGGGGGCGCTGGGACCGCGGCGGCCGAAGGCGGCGGTGTGGTGGCGTCTCCGCCCTACCTAATGGCGACGGGCAGGAGGCCGCCCACAGGCGAGACCGGCACGGAGAAGGAGAAGCGTGAGCTGCGCGCGGACAAGCGTCCGCGGTCCGACCGGCGTTATTTCGCCAGGAAGCAGATCAAGGTCAAGAAGCTGATCGAGGACCTCCTGGTGCACATGAAAACGCTGACACGCAAGGGAGTGCCGGATCCGATGCCGGGTCTGAACGGCCGCGATCTGGGAACCGAAACCGCCAGGTTCATCGAGCGGTACCCCAAACTCCGGGCGCGTTGGCTGGAGTTGTGGCGGGAACTGATCGAGCAGCGCAGAAAGCTGGGCGTCCAACTCGAGGCGGCGAAGGGTGACCAGGCGGCCACCCGGCCCCTGCTCGAACGGGAGCAGAAGCTGATCGAGCAGATGGACGAGCTGACCAAGCTAGAGAAGGGCACGATCGGAGACAAGAGGCTCGACCTCTTCGAAGCCTTTCTGGACGACTTCCGCATCGTCGTCACCGACGTCACCCAGCGCCCGTTCGACCCGGTGCACAACTTCAAGACCATGCTGTACACCCAGATCATGAGCTGGCTCACCGGATACGCCGAGGTGTACGGCATCGACATCGACAACCTGGACGCACAGCGGATGTTCCAGGCGGAGCCCAACCCCGCGCCCGAAACCGGATCCGCACCCACACCTGGACCCGAGAACGTGCCCTGAATGCGCACCGCGCCAGCGGCTACGGTGTAACTCCAAGGTGGGGTTTGCCCCGAAATGTGGACATCTCTTGAAGGTCGGATCGTGGGATCCGACGAGGAGGTGTCCAGGTGGCTGTCACCCGGTATTCGGAAGAGTTCAAACGGGACGCGGACGTAGCCCTTGGTGCCGGGCCAGGCTGCGGGCTGGCGCGACTGGCCTCGCATGTGCCCTTGGA
The sequence above is drawn from the Streptomyces sp. NBC_01465 genome and encodes:
- a CDS encoding GrpB family protein, translating into MDRQPSDEARELRGGAVAWLGASAAERRVREAAPVVPPGQAVPSTDVSPGLRGDEVRVVAYQEDWPDRFAAEELELRAILADAGLEADIAHVGSTSVPGLVAKPIIDIALGVPDPSAVGPLLAALLAAGRVYIKAGNQPGMLLVGRGDPRTVLYHLVTHSTPAWDRLLLVRQQLRRHRGLAEEYGQQKLAAAAQHPTSRLAYAAAKGEIVRAILNRGHLERRRAAAAHAVDRQRTALEQQLGLLETGYRGATDEPAAQPVPVVDYPTW